In a single window of the Aquarana catesbeiana isolate 2022-GZ linkage group LG13, ASM4218655v1, whole genome shotgun sequence genome:
- the NEK9 gene encoding serine/threonine-protein kinase Nek9 isoform X3, translated as MSALDRYDRHCDSINSDYGESARSCAGPEQEELHYIPIRVLGHGAYGEATLYRRTEDDSLVVWKEVGLARLSEKERRDALNEIVILSLLQHDNIIAYYNHFLDSNTLLIELEYCNGGNLFDKIVRQKSQLFQEEMVIWYLFQIVSAVSCIHRAGILHRDIKTLNIFLTKANLIKLGDYGLAKQLGSEFSMAETCVGTLYYMSPELCQGVKYSFKSDIWAVGCVLYELLTLTRTFDATNPLNLCVKIVQGNWGVQLDNSVYSQEMLDVVRSCLEQEPDMRPSADEILERPLLARRGREMEEEVSLLNKFNKRSRPGTVTEAPIAVVTSRSSEVYVWGGGKSTPQKLDVFKGGCRARQVCAGDAHFAVVTVEKELYTWVNMQGGSKLHGQLGHGDRASYRQPKHVEKLQGKSMKQVSCGGDFTMCITDEGQVYSFGSDYYGCLGVGQAEGSEVLEPILVDFFLNEPVEQVSCGDSHVMVLTRSKSVYSWGCGEYGRLGLDSEDDVYSPQKVEVQRGLCIVSVSCGSDGSFLLTQSGKVLACGSNEHNKLGLNQCTAGIINHEQTYEEVPYTTSLTLAKLLSFYKVRSISPGKTHTAAIDERGRLLTFGSNKCGQLGVGDYRKHLGINLLGGPLGGKQVIRVSCGDEFTIAATADNHIFAWGNGGNGRLAMTPNERPQGSDICTSWPRPIFGSLHHVPELSCRGWNTILIVEKVLNSKTIRSNSSGLSIGTLAQSCSSGGSAQVEVDSARNSLSSEPSDGGFRGTMEAEPETSPFNTTENMESSACPSWLRQELEEAEFIPMPDTPSSASMDVPQDISASLPQHTEASPPATSQITEGVLQEQQGSSCACSALQEEVQRLQTLVSSCKSEQENLRRENTQLTLRVQELEDKLQVLMQQGQTVSHHGEVIQTLQRQVALCAKGLSSAAGSAETSREDSDAESWCFLGADPCRSASGTPM; from the exons ATGTCCGCCCTCGACCGGTATGACCGGCACTGCGACTCCATCAACTCGGACTATGGAGAGTCAGCGCGGAGCTGCGCCGGACCCGAGCAGGAGGAGCTTCACTACATCCCCATCCGGGTCCTGGGACACGGGGCCTACGGGGAGGCCACCCTCTACCGGAGGACCGAG GATGACTCGCTGGTTGTATGGAAGGAGGTTGGCTTGGCTCGACTTTCAGAAAAGGAACGCCGCGATGCTCTGAATGAGATTGTAATTTTGTCCCTCCTCCAGCATGATAACATCATAGCGTACTATAACCACTTCCTGGACAGCAACACCCTGCTGATCGAGCTGGAGTACTGCAATG GCGGTAATCTGTTTGACAAGATCGTCCGTCAGAAGAGCCAGTTGTTTCAGGAGGAG ATGGTCATTTGGTATCTCTTTCAAATCGTGTCTGCAGTAAGTTGCATACACCGAGCTGGGATTCTTCACAG AGACATTAAGACATTAAACATCTTCCTAACCAAAGCCAACCTAATCAAACTGGGAGACTATGGACTGGCAAAGCAGCTTGGCTCCGAGTTCTCGATGGCAGAAACG TGTGTGGGCACCCTGTATTACATGTCCCCAGAGCTGTGCCAGGGGGTGAAGTACAGCTTTAAGTCCGACATCTGGGCAGTAGGATGTGTGCTGTACGAGCTGCTGACTCTGACAAGAACCTTTGATGCAACG AATCCTCTGAATCTTTGTGTGAAGATTGTGCAAGGAAACTGGGGAGTGCAGCTGGACAACAGCGTCTACTCCCAGGAGATGCTTGATGTAGTGCGGTCCTGTTTGGAGCAG GAACCAGATATGCGACCGAGTGCTGATGAGATCCTGGAGAGGCCTCTGCTGGCCCGGAGGGGAAG AGAAATGGAAGAAGAGGTTTCCCTGCTGAACAAGTTCAACAAACGCTCCAG GCCAGGCACAGTCACAGAGGCGCCAATTGCAGTGGTGACATCTCGAAGCAGTGAAGTGTACGTGTGGGGAGGAGGAAAGTCCACTCCTCAGAAATTGGATGTTTTTAAAGGTGGTTGCCGTGCGCGGCAGGTCTGTGCTGGAGATGCTCATTTTGCGGTGGTGACTGTGGAGAAGGAGTTGTACACTTGGGTG AACATGCAAGGGGGATCAAAGCTGCATGGGCAGCTGGGCCATGGAGATCGTGCCTCTTATCGACAACCAAAACACGTGGAGAAGCTGCAAGGCAAATCTATGAAACAAGTCAGCTGTGGAGGGGATTTCACTATGTGTATTACAG ATGAAGGCCAGGTCTACTCTTTCGGCTCGGACTATTATGGCTGCCTCGGCGTGGGTCAGGCTGAGGGCTCGGAGGTTCTAGAGCCCATTCTTGTAGACTTCTTCTTGAATGAGCCAGTTGAGCAGGTGTCCTGTGGTGACAGTCACGTCATGGTGCTAACACGAAGCAAGTCTGTGTACTCCTGGGGTTGTGGAGAGTATG GACGCCTAGGCTTGGACTCAGAAGATGACGTCTACTCTCCTCAGAAG GTGGAGGTGCAGAGAGGCCTCTGCATTGTGAGTGTCAGCTGCGGCTCAGACGGCAGTTTTCTCCTGACACAATCTGGTAAAGTTCTTGCCTGCGGTTCAAATGAACACAACAAGCTGGGACTGAACCAGTGCACGGCTGGAATAATTAACCATGAG CAGACCTATGAGGAGGTGCCATACACCACCTCCCTGACGCTGGCCAAGCTACTGTCCTTCTATAAAGTGCGTAGCATCTCTCCGGGAAAGACGCACACTGCTGCCATAGATG AGCGTGGCAGGCTCTTGACGTTTGGTTCCAATAAGTGTGGGCAGCTAGGTGTTGGAGACTACCGGAAACATCTGGGAATTAACCTGCTTGGGGGACCTCTTGGAGGGAAACAGGTGATCAGAGTGTCCTGTGGGGATGAGTTCACCATTGCTGCTACAGCTG ATAATCACATATTTGCCTGGGGAAACGGAGGAAATGGACGTCTAGCCATGACTCCTAATGAACGACCTCAAGGCTCTGACATCTGTACCTCATGGCCTCGTCCGATATTTGGCTCATTACATCATGTGCCTGAGCTCTCTTGCCGTGGCTGGAACACCATCCTCATTGTGG AGAAAGTCCTCAACTCAAAGACTATCCGGTCAAACAGCAGTGGCCTGTCTATTGGAACCC TTGCCCAGAGCTGCTCATCAGGGGGATCTGCACAAGTGGAGGTTGACAGTGCACGGAATTCCCTGTCTTCTGAGCCCAGTGATGGTGGGTTCCGTGGCACAATGGAGGCGGAGCCAGAGACCAGTCCATTTAACACCACAGAAAATATGGAGAGCAGTGCTTGTCCCAGCTGGTTGCGGCAG GAGCTGGAAGAAGCAGAGTTTATCCCAATGCCAGATACCCCATCCTCTGCCAGTATGGATGTGCCGCAGGATATTTCCGCATCTCTTCCACAGCACACAGAGGCCTCTCCGCCAGCAACGTCACAGATTACAGAGGGGGTTCTACAG GAACAGCAGGGCTCCAGCTGTGCGTGTAGTGCTCTGCAGGAGGAGGTACAAAGGCTGCAGACTCTTGTGTCATCTTGTAAGAGTGAGCAGGAGAATCTACGTCGCGAGAACACGCAGCTGACGCTAAGAGTTCAGGAGCTTGAGGACAAATTGCAGGTGCTGATGCAG cagGGTCAAACAGTCAGCCACCATGGAGAGGTCATACAGACTCTTCAGAGACAG GTGGCGCTTTGTGCAAAGGGGCTATCATCAGCTGCTGGCAGTGCTGAGACCTCCCGGGAGGATTCGGATGCAGAGTCATGGTGTTTCTTGGGTGCTGACCCCTGTCGTTCTGCCTCTGGGACCCCCATGTGA